The following are from one region of the Ignavibacteriales bacterium genome:
- a CDS encoding MFS transporter, producing MQKEYKLSWKFPRAFWTSNIVELFERSAYYAVFIAITLYLTRIVGYNDIWAAWIGGVFSAGLYFLPMFTGAFADKIGFRKAIILAFSLLTIGYFTLGALPYKPTVLPALVILMFGGSFIKSIITGTVAKTTSEQNRARGYSIFYGMVNVGSFLGKTFAYPLRLEWGIESINFYSACMTFIALIVVVIFYKNVDIHGEGKSIKQVLDGFVRVLKNGRLLTLILIITGFWIIQYQLYATMPKYVLRTIGEHASPEWIANVNPFIVMTTVVLITSLMSKVKAITSMTVGMFLMPFSALMMASSYLLESVAGTQVSVFGIFTAHPITIMMIIGIVFQGLAECFISPRYLEFFSLQAPKGEEGLYLGFSHLHSFFSSILGFGISGYLLTAYAPDPNTLSPEQLKTAYDHSYYIWFYFAAIGVTAAIALVIYNKVTSTIDKRRGFSTVA from the coding sequence ATAGCAATTACATTATACCTTACGCGCATAGTTGGTTATAATGATATTTGGGCTGCTTGGATTGGCGGAGTTTTTTCAGCCGGGTTATATTTTCTTCCGATGTTCACAGGTGCATTTGCTGATAAGATTGGATTTAGAAAAGCAATTATACTTGCATTCTCTCTGTTAACCATTGGTTATTTTACTTTAGGTGCACTTCCCTATAAACCAACAGTTTTACCTGCATTAGTAATTCTAATGTTTGGTGGTTCGTTTATTAAATCCATAATTACCGGTACTGTTGCCAAAACAACTTCAGAACAAAACCGTGCGCGTGGTTATTCTATCTTTTACGGTATGGTAAACGTGGGGTCATTTCTTGGAAAAACTTTTGCTTATCCGTTACGATTGGAATGGGGCATTGAATCAATTAATTTTTATTCTGCATGTATGACCTTCATCGCTTTGATTGTAGTGGTAATTTTTTATAAGAATGTTGATATTCATGGCGAGGGTAAATCAATAAAGCAAGTGTTAGATGGATTCGTTCGCGTATTAAAAAATGGAAGGTTGTTAACATTAATTCTAATTATAACCGGGTTCTGGATTATTCAATACCAGCTTTACGCAACAATGCCAAAATATGTTTTAAGAACAATCGGAGAGCATGCCTCCCCGGAATGGATAGCAAATGTTAATCCGTTTATTGTGATGACAACAGTTGTGCTTATTACTTCATTGATGAGCAAGGTAAAAGCAATTACTTCTATGACGGTGGGAATGTTCTTAATGCCCTTTTCTGCATTGATGATGGCTTCCAGTTATTTATTGGAATCGGTTGCAGGTACGCAGGTTTCCGTGTTTGGAATATTCACTGCACATCCAATTACAATAATGATGATTATAGGAATAGTTTTCCAGGGATTAGCGGAATGCTTTATTTCACCGCGTTACTTGGAATTCTTTTCTCTTCAGGCTCCAAAAGGAGAGGAAGGATTATACTTAGGTTTCAGCCATCTTCATTCGTTCTTTTCATCAATTCTTGGCTTTGGAATTTCCGGATATTTATTAACCGCTTATGCACCAGACCCCAATACTCTTTCTCCTGAACAATTAAAGACAGCTTATGATCATTCTTACTACATTTGGTTTTATTTTGCTGCAATTGGTGTAACAGCCGCCATTGCATTGGTTATTTATAATAAAGTTACCAGTACCATTGATAAGAGGAGAGGATTTTCGACTGTTGCTTAG